A segment of the Malaclemys terrapin pileata isolate rMalTer1 chromosome 1, rMalTer1.hap1, whole genome shotgun sequence genome:
TCTGATGGCTGTGCagctatgtgaaatgaattggtgggtTCAGTCCAGTTCATAGTAATACTTTACAAAAACTCCCCTAATAATTGTGATTGGCCCCCTCTTCAGCAGACAGATGCCAAGGACTGCATGGACTATGGAGATAGAAATACCCAGTGGCATTTATATATATGGATAGGTTCAAAATATTGAGATGGACAGAATAGGATGTAAGTGACTAACATATAGAGACACGTGAATGTACACAtgtaggaaaaaaaaccctccccacCGTATGCATTTGTTACCAAACacatatgtatatgtataaaatatggccaagattttcagctgtggttactgattttgggtgccttcatttttgagtgcccaacttgagatactttgaagagcctaattttcagaaaataCCCTCTGAAACAcacatcctctgaaaatcaggcccctttaaaggtgtctcaaattgggccccCCAAAAATGGACattcaaaatcacttttgaaaatgttggccatatAAACACAGGCATGATGCACAGAGAGTACACAAACATAGACATACGTGGAAATATATAGGTACATACAAGCAATATGGAGACAAACATATATGCAAACACAGACAAGCAATAGATgcataaccacacacacacacacacaataataaGTTGAGCTCTCATTTACTtctctgattattatttttttttaccaaagaTGAAGAGACTCAGCTGGAATATTGATTCCGTACTGAAGGCACCATGTGAAATCCTGTGGATCCAAACAATCCAACATCTGGATTAACCATCCCCCATTCCCAACCCTAAGGGGAAGCATTCTACAGAGTCTGACTTGACTCTCTATCTAAGATCCAGGGATCCTTCTGAGGGCTGGTAATGGGGTAGCCACCAGATTGGCTACTGACAGAGAATCCCCCCAGGAAAGTGTTCCTCAGTCTTGTAAATTGATAAATTAGGATCCTGTTGGAATTTTGTTACACTAATTCTTTGTTCCTCTAGGACCTTTAATTCTGAATGgttccaaagcactttaaaaactgtaTATACCCTACAGAACAGGGATcaaccacacacacagcactgttGTGAAGCTACACAGCATCATTTTCATAGACTCTGAAGTTAAAGGCCAAAGGGTCTTTTTCCAGCCATCTGTTCCATCCCTTGTTCCACCCAGAATTGTTCCCTACAGAATATTCCTAAGTGTTTTGTTCAATTCAGTTTTAAATAACCCAATAATAATCCATCATTTCCCTTGGGACGACTATTTCGCTGACCTCTAGCAACTGATGCCTAAAATCTAGCCCGAAAATGTCCCTTTTTCCTTAACTTCATCCCATTATGCCAAGTTAGACCTCTTTGCCCCTGCATAAAGAGTTCCTCTGCATTCTAAGTGTATACACTCTTCAAATACTTGTAGCTATTAGTCATATTTTTTCATTACTAATTGGTTAGCTAAGAGATATATACTGAGTAACAAATTCTACCCCCATGCCACCCAAATGGCTTCATTCCCAGTGATTTAAGGGGGATCATTTGTGTGCATATCAGGGGATAATATGAGTCTTAACTCTTCTACTCTTTTCTGAAAACCAACCCCTCCAGCTTCTTAGCAGTatagctcctctccctctccctccgttTTGGAGCTGAATGCAGTTTTCTAAGAGAGGTCCCATCAGTGTCATACACAGAGGGACAACATTGAATGCTGTGTTCTAAGTAAGCAAGCTCACCACGTAAGGATCTACCCCACTCTGTTACCTTTCGCTTTGGCTTCATGGGGCTCTTGGTTTCTGGGCTGCTCCCGTGTCATGAACTTCAGATCTGCATAGGTCACTTCAGCCATTTTTGGCAAGGTTCTGAGAGAAATCCAGGTTATGGCTCAGCACACAGAGGGAGAGACCGACAGAGATACAGTTCTGGGTGTGATCCTTTGAATGGTCAGAGTCATTAGAAATGAGAGAGTGATTCATCTACAAATCAGGTGGGGACTATGACTCATGCCAGagttttataaaacaaaatctgGGGCATTTGGGGAGCTTGTTTTATACATTGTGGGAGCTTTTACAATAGATTCACAAACTGACATTTATTTCTTCATCTGCCTCTGCAGAAACACAGTGGGAATGGGAGAGGGAGTCTTGCATTTCTTAGTTACTGCCATAAATGCATAGAAAGATTtatggagagacagagagagtgagCTGAAATGTGATTAATAGGAAGTGGGCTAGAGAGGGCTAGATTCAAACTGTGCTTTACAGATTTCTTGAGGCTTCACTGCAATATGTGTTCCAATTCTCAACTTTATTACGCAATTATTAACACTTAATAAATTCAAACAACAGTGCTCTTCAATGCTCCCAGTCCTCACTAGTCCTGTGGAGAACAAGAGTCCAAGCCTGAGAACTGAACTGGTTCTTCTAGGTGCTTTTGTGCTCCTGCATGGAGTTCTGACTCCTAGGGTGTAGCAGATCCAGTTTTCATAGCCAACATCCCACCTAAGGACTAAAAGAATCAgaatgggaactgaacccaggttttTCATCAGGCAACACAGAGCACTAACTGCTGTAGGTATCAGGCCCAGTCCTTTCAGTGCTGCCAACTCCAGAAAGTGCGATATCAATACTAGGAATAGATACTGGTTCTCCATGGTTTACAGATGAGCTGCACCATACCAGAGTCCAGCTTTACTATTTGCAGGGCCCCAAGCCATCAGAAGAAGGACCTCTAGACATGAGTTGCCTTTTCTTCTGGTCTTATTACTTGAGGTTCGTTGGAGACCTGGAAATAAATTGTTTCCTGTTCCTCTAGTCCCACTGCTGCAAAGGGACATATGGATGAGTTGCAGAGCCACCAAAACAGCAGGACCCCAAAATGTTTCTTATTTGATTGAGATTAAGACAGACCCTTAACCAGTCCTAGACTCTGTAGCAGTCCCAGCTGCTGCCTGTGAGAGATCAGGAATAGGTCTTGAACTTGAGTCTCTTGCATGGCAGCACATAGCACTAATTCAAGGAGCACAAGAACCCAGACTCAGTAGCATTCTCACTAGTTGTCACTCCAGGGGGCAACAGACCAGTATTGGGCAAAGCAGAATGCTACCCCTGTGGTGGCACCAAGCCCTACTTCCACATCATTCCCAGACCTCACCAGCCCCAGGGAGTAAAGGATCAGAGGTCCTATTCTCCTGACACAGAGAAACTCTTACATCTTTCACTAGGAAAAATGGGCACTGTGACCTGGACTCCATGGATTTCTTGCACAGCAGTGCAGACCGCTAACTCCTAGCTCAGCCACCACATTGAATCTTCTGTGAGGTGGGTGCAGCAACCTGCTTGGAACTTGGAGGCtagagcacaggttgcaggaggaaGAGTTTAGAGAAGGCACCAAGAAGTCAGTCTGTATGCACATGGgctagaatgctagctgcagttgcagcatctctgtaaatagttctcttaataaacaGCCTGTTTTGTTTTACAATCTGGAGTCCTTTTGTGTTATTACCCAGCATGTGATACATGAAACAGTGGGCATATCCTTTCTCCAcctacaggaaaaaaacaaatggcTGTTATGAACCCCAAACTCTTTCCCATCTTCTGTTCTAAATTCACAAGGGAAATATCTGATATGACTAAAGAAGCTGGCCTTAAAAAACACTCCTCAGAAGGATAACAAAGCAGggaaatttccattgacttccaagaACTGCATAACTGAATTTAATCAAATCTGGGAGGGGATTGAGACCTTGCTGAGACTGCATTAGcccaggagtgtgtgtggggggtgtgtgtgtgtgcaaaagggGGAGTTCTCTGCCTGTTCACTAGCAAACTATGTTGTCACTGGAGCCCCAGTAGGAAGTATGAAGCTCACTGCTGAACATGTAATGGGCCCTTGAAATCTATGACAACAGCAGAACAACAGGACAAGGATGTTTGTGAGCAATTTTGTAAAGGGTATAATCACTTGCTTTAAACTtctaaaaagggggaaaatctgGTGGAGAAAACTCACTTCACTGTAAAACaaatcaaaggaaaataaaattatgGGATAAATGAGCCAAAGTATCAAATTGAATGTGAATTATTCTGTCACTGTGTAATAGACTAATGAGGCCATGGTTAAATTACTATGTCcaactataaccatggtattacCAGAGGCCATAGAAATTAAAGAAATGGAGCCAACATAGTTCAGCCAGAATGAATGATCATGTGCTCTCTGAAGGTCACAATTTCTGGTTATAATGTCACACTTTCATTAGAGAAATGTTTATCACTTCATGTGATATTTTGCCAAATTTGATCAgtttaaaattgaaattttcttctAATACTAGCATTTCACTAAAAATCTGATTGACAATCTATTGTCAATAGCTATTGAATTAAAACTAAAAACTGACAATTTGGACTTCCGTGGATGATTACATatgatggaccagatcctcagctggtgtaaatcagcatagctccactgactttcagtgaagcaatgttgatttacattagctgaatACCTGGCGGCTGGAAAGAACAGTTTTGTGAAATGGTCATACATCTAGGGTCACCATGAATCATTTGTAAATGCAATGATCCAGACTTTTTTTTAGGTTTATTTCTACTTTTCTAGGTTGTTAAATGAGGCTGGGTTGTAAAGTTGCAGAAAGGTTGAGTCCACACTTATAATTTGCACATGTTTTTTTTGGTTATTGTGTGCTGAACCATGTCAGCTCTAAGAGTTGTACACAGTGAAGGCTGTTCAGTGAAGGCTGTACTGTCTTTTCATTTGAAACTTCCATAATATATAGGCACatttaaagaaaggaaagaacagGAATCTGAAGCAGTCTGCAGATGGGAAAGAAGCCTCTAGTGTGTTTTTGCatgtttctcctttgcacaccagTGTTCAGTATATAGGCCCAGGTCATAAACTAATTTAGATAGAAGGGTGAGGGAGAGAtgaccagacagacagacagacagatagaaagATAGCTATCTGAACAGTCAGAGAAGCCCATGACTCTTTTGGAGGTTGCTCATAGTGGACGGTTCTTAGCCCCCGTTTTGGGGGAATGTGTGTGTTATGTTTATGAATCCATTGGTTCTGCTCTTTGCCTTTAATAGCCATGACCAGGGCTAATGATTCACCAGCTTAATATGGATGCAACGTGATTGCAACATGGAGTAACAAGTTCCACTAGTCTCTGCATTGCTCACTTCCTCAAACATATATTCATATACCAGTCCTGGATGGTTGCGGGGTAGGAATAATAACGCATTACTGAGGAGCAATTTTCCTGTTTCAACTATTGGAaacagtgtgtgagagagagagatgctaatTACATACATGGAAGCACTTCATAGATACCCGTGAGCAGTAATGTAATAGAAATCCAAAGTGGTTATACAAGAGGGAAAACAGCAGGTCATTAAAAGAGGCCTATTAAGTTAAATAGCTGGAGGGACAACTGTAATGTATGCAGGAGGAGAAGCAACAAAACATTCTCTACTATGGTAAAGGAGTTgtggggcattggcagagctgtaaggagagcccaggactggaatagcaggggggctgccgggcaggactgagggacactggcagagctgtgtaagGCACTCAAGACTTGAATAGTGGAAGTTTCTGCAGGTCAAGACTGTGTGCTTTGGTAGAGCTGGAAAGATGGGGGCCAGGATTGGAATAGCAGATAGTTCTGCATATCAGGACTGAGGTGATCACCAGAGCAAAGGGGGAGGCACCAGCTGAGAAGAAGGGAGCACTGCATATTAAGAGTGAGGTGTGTGTGAAGAAGTTTTTAGGTATGTGAGAAGAAGTTTTCcataacacatacacacaccgtTCTGCCCATCGTGCGCCAGCAGGCATGTCCCAGGTGCAATGTGCTTTCCATTCTGATTCTGGGCTTCTGGTTAGACTCAGCAGGCCAGAATAGCAAAAGCATAATGATGGGAGGGTGTTGAGGAAGGAGAATAGGAGGGGTCACATCGGAGTAAAGCAGAAGGTGAACAAATGACCTTCAAACTGCACCAGTCTCCCTGgacgagggggaggggagagaagtaaTTGGGAATGAATAAGGTCAGAgcaccttccctccaccccccatagAAGAGAGTTCTCCATTCTCAGTTCTTTCAGGATCATGGGTAAATTTTTCTCATTCATTCCCTGAGCTAGATCAGTTGGAAACAACAAAGCTAAGTGACTGGCATCctcagttcttttcctgaagTGACTGGATGGTGTTTGAGCTCCCTTctgaagggaaagaaagagagtaACAGAGTGAGACAGACATTGGCAGAAATATAtaaagagaaagacaaagagaGAAGAAGGCAGACAGAAAACCAGAGTGTGCGTGAGAGGGAAAGACAAACCCCGAAGGGTGCAGAAAGCAGTAGAGTAAGAGGAAGAAAGAAGGAACTCACCCTGGAAAGGGAGTTTCCCTGCTCCTCACCCCACTGTGAGGACTGGCGAGGATGAACTGAAATTAGGAAGGAGGCACTGGCCCTGAGCTACATGGGACAGCAGGGTCAGCTGTTTTTTCTTCATGGGGATCGGTAGCCCGCTTGTGACCCTCTCTGCTCTGGCAAGTCTCTCTTGGGTGAGTCACATCATAGGTTCCTCTTTGGCAGAGTTTGACCTCTGCTGGGGCACTGTATTACATCAGAAAGTTCAAGGAGATTTGAGCCAAAGATAGATTTGAAGTAAGAATTTCCCTGATATTTAAAAGTATTGGGGAAATAAAGTAGGGGCAGAGGAGAATTCAAAGCAGTAAAGAGGATGTTAGGATGTAAAGCAAGTGGGGATAAGTGAAGCaagagaattgggggggggtaaATAAAATCTACATTGAGGAATGATAGAAAATGGGGTAACTGGAGATCCATCAGTGCAGTGTGGAATTCAGATTTGTAATGGACACAGTAAATAATAGGATATTGAGGGATATATGTTTTTAGAAACAGAGGGGAATTCAGATTTGTCATATAGGATGTAGAAAGCAGGTAGTAGTCTGTTTGTGGAAAGAGAGAATAGAAGAGAATTTAGGGCTataatgggggcgggggaaggtaaaatataaattacatgtttggatgggggagaggagaattCAGATTTATGATGGTGTGGGTGAGAGGGACAAAAAAGGGTGGGTAACTGTGAATCCATGGGTGGGGACATTAGGATTGGCATTGGGATGAATGAGAGAGATATTGAACATAGGACATCAAGGAGACTGAGTGAGGACAATTCGCCCTGATGGCCTTTTCTCTCCTTGTAGTTTCCCCAAGTAAGATGTGAGGAGGCCTGTGTGAATGCTGAACAGTGAGTATACACATCCTGCATTTTTTTTCAGAAGAGTTTGGGGGGGAGTGACAGACATGGGAGGAATCTCAGCTGATGGCcttgtctctcaccaatagaGTTTGTTTTAGTTAACAGTGTTGGTAAATCTTGAGCAAGCATTTTCCAGGGCCAGAAAGTTTGTTTGTTAGATTTGAGTGACTAATTCTTAACATACAATTTATTTGCCCTGTCTTTGTGCTTGCAAATtgtctgccttcccctccccctccccccccccccccccaggggtatTGGTTGTTTGAAAACTTTTGCCAAGAAATTTCTGGGATTAATTTTTGTTCTATCACTGTTTTGCAAGCAGTTCATTGTAAGGATTCAATATTCAGAATTCGGGCTATATTAGTTAGTTTTGACAGGACACGTAGATCAAGTGATATTGTTCGTGCTCCTAAAGGGAAGAGTGTAACATTTACTGGGTTTCCaatgcaaatactcaccagtaggAATTTGAATGATTATATCGTAAATTCTGCTGTGGACATTCCTGCTAGGAAGGCTGTTTGCAGGAATATCAACAGAAAGTGAATGCAAAAGAAGTGTGAAAGCAGCCACagaaaatttaatattttatttagagAAATGTCTTGCAAAACATCTTTGTGATCTGTTTGATCAACTCTACTAATTATAGGTAAAGAAATGTGCACTTCCAAAAAGAGGGTGACAAATTGGGAGAGAAAttcaaaggaaaaacaacaaaaatagtgTGGCTGGAAAGGCTGATTTATGAAGAAAAAATAAGGAAGATGCAGACATTAGAACTGTCTACAAGTATCTGAAGGATGTAAACAGAATAACATAgtcaggaggggtgtgtgtgtgtgtgtgtgtgtgtgtgtgtgtgtgaggaggaaaACTTGGAGCAAATGGGATGAAGTTGAATAAAAGAGAAAATTTGAGGCTGGccattaagaaaaaaatcctaaTAATGAGATTTATTAGACTGAAGAATAGTCTCCCCAGTGAGAAGTGGTGGAAGCTTCATCATGTGAGTCATTTAAAACTTAGAGTGGAGACCAGTCTCCAATCTTTCATCAGATGGAGTGAAGACGGGAGTTGGCCTGGTAGACAAGATAGGATCAAAAAGGGAATTTCTCCATCCATTATTTCTATGATGCTATGTTGTTAACTCTTTCTTTCACCCTCTTTTTCTCAGCTGCTCAAGCACTGATTGGGTCCGTCTCTGGTACATCTGGTAAGGTTACACTTACATAAATATCATTTGTATTTGTCGCTTAAGTTAGCAAGCAATTGATAGAATTAAATCTGATCCTTTAAGTGACAAAAATCGAACAATTCCTCCATTCTACTCTTTACCTCAGTTCCCTCTAGTGTTATGAAGGATGTATTGCGTTTTCCCATTCCTGCTGGATGCTATTAGTATTAGATAACACATTATCTTCAACAAACATGAACATATCTCTTTCCCTCTTCTCAGTCATGCATTTTTATTAAATGCATTAGTTTTGTTATAAGAAATGTAAGATGTACAACACTCATGATTTCATAGCACAGATGCGCAGCTGAGTGTTTTTTCTAAAAAAGGACTGTCTCTGTAAATGTTAGTAAAATGAGCGTGATCACTTCTTAGAATcctatgtgacagacccagactagtgaggtacaggagtctggtagagggcaaatatattggtcactggatgagtagttttctgttccctgagtgaccagagcaggggctgcactagagtaatcaggaacctgctagaaccaattaagacaggcaggataattaagacacctggagccaattaagaaactgctagaatcaatcaggacaggctagctaatcagggcacctgagtttaaaaaggacctcacttcagtttgtggcacgcatgtgagaagctgggagcaagaggcacaaggagctgagagtgagaagacatattgctggaagactgaggagtacaagcattatcaaacaccaggagaaaggtcctgtggtgaggataaagaaggtgttgggaggaggccatggggaagtagtccagggagttgtagctgtcacgcagctgtaccaggaggcactctagacagctgcagtccacagggccttgggctggaactgggaatagagggtgggcccgggttccccccaaacctcccaactcctgatcaaacacaggaggattTGACCAGGACTGTGgtttctaccagaggggaaggtctctaggctgtttcctgacccacatggtgaatctgtgaggtgagcaaatctgccaataagtgcaggacccacctaggtagaggaggaactttgtcacaccattCAGTGTGTGTACATAAAAAAGGTATGGCAGTAACTCTGCTTCCTTTCCCTCTACAGGCTGGTGGTGGTGATTGGTGGGCTGCTGCTTCTGTGTGGCCTGGTGTCAGCCTGTGTGAGGTGCTGCTGccggcaggcaggggaggagtcGGGTTCCCACCCCTATGAGGTCACAGTCATCGCCTTTGATCATGACAACACTCTCCAGAGCACTATCACTTGTGAGTGTGACCATGCAGAAGCCAAGGTAGATGTAGAGAAGGCTGAGAATCCTCGAACATATTCCAGAATCCAGAAACTGAAGGTCTGAAAAATTCAGACCTCTGTGTCCGATGAATTTCaagggctagatcttcagctagtTTAAGTCATACAACTGCACTGAGGTAAATAgcgctacattgatttacaccagctaaggagctGTCCCCTAAAGTCTAGAACCCATGACATACTTTAAAGTGCCAAATCCTAGAGCCCCAAAAGTTTGAAACTATGGGTTCGGGGATCAGGTCTGGTCTTAGCTGCATATAGATCATCATGTCACTTACTGGGGTAGTAGAGGGAGGTCCTAACAGCTGGTGTATGGGCCAGgttgctctctgctggggaaTGGGGGTATCTGTGAGTTGGGATTGGGGGATTTCATGGGATATATCTGGAAGATCCAGCTAGCTGGGAAGTAGGGAATGAGGGTGGGACACTTCTTTTGGTGGAATGAGGACAGGTCCAGCAGCTGAGAGAAGCTGTGTAGCTGGGAAAAGCTTTGCACAGCAAGTATATTTGTGCTCTCTGTCTGGCTCATGTCTGGTATTTGATGGTTCCAGAGTTAGATTAACCTTTCCCAATCTCATCCCTTTCAGCTCTGCATTCAGTGTTTGGTCCTGCTGCCAGGAGGATACTGGCTGTTGCACGTTCCCACAATACCGTGCTAGGATCACCACCACCTTGTGGATCGGAGACCCCTCCAGTCTATGAGGAGGCCCTACATATGAGCAGGTTCACAGTAGCCCGGACTGGGCAGAGAGTCCCAGACCTAGCCCCAGTGCTAGAGGAAAAGCAACAGGTGTCAGCTGTGAAAGATGATTCACAATAAGACCTCCCCTGATGTGAATGCAcccaatttctttttcttttttttttttttacttgaacaACAATGCAGAGTGCTAATATTCAAGGGGAGAATCCAAAATCTGTTGTAGGTGGGCTCAGGAATACAGTTCAGGTTATTCTCCTCTTTGATCGAATGTCCTGAACAAGGAAAGTAACTCAATTTCCTAATACTTTATGACCCATAATATTTTCATGGATCTCTCTTGATACCTCCTTGGAGTCTTTTATTGTTAATTAGTTAttgctattcattattattatttattactctcATTACACACATCAATAagatgcccatcactgtagtctcTAGCACCATAGTTAGTCCTTGCACCAGGGCAGCAGGGTTATTCTGTTGATCCAATCTGCTGGCAGGTGTTAGATGCTGACTGATTCCTGATGGCTCATTGTGGCAGGCGTAGCTTAGTCACTCTAACCTGGCTGTAAGGGAAGTGGGAATGGTTATTTTGTTAGAGGGAGACAGGCATAGGACACAGAGATCTGATGGAAGAACACTAGGAACAGCCAAGATTAGGGAAAGAACTTGAGGTGgaatatgttttttattattaattacctTATTGATAATGACATGCCACAAGAAAAGGGTGAGTTTAACCTTATACAGTGTTTATATTTTGGAGCAGGGTGGTAACACCATCTGCTTATATAAAGTACATAACTGTGATAATATAACACTATAGATACATGCAGTGCTTTAGAGATCATATTGAAAAACAAGAGGCCCAGTCCTaaatatctcattttttttttttagttcaaatATAAGCTATGTGGGATAACAGATCAGACATGCGAAGGGGCAGAAACATTGCTGGTGAAATAAAGCTCAATTAATGTTTATCTGTGTATTATTACTAGGCTTGGAAGGTTAGATTGTTATCAGCAGATGtgggtaaacatcaatttcaacATACACTCACAAATggacaaaaatatttcattgataataatcaaaatgtacagatatgTAAAGTAATAAAAATGCTGCATGAGAACTTAATAGAGTTTGTTTTAAGGGTATTTGTGCGCTTTAATGCcatgttgacaatttgtggttTAATGGTCATAAACCTTTAACTGTTTTCCCAATGTCTATCAATAAAAAATTCTCTGACCTCCCTCCATTGTCTGAtctccccataatttcctgcaatggtgaaaatttaaatagctaaaaattagggctgtcaattaattgcagttaactcacacgattaactcaaaaatgattaatcgcagttttaatcgcactgataaacaatagaataccaattgaagtatattaaatattttttgatgtttttctacatttttaaatatattgatttcaattacaacaaggtatacaaagttgacagtgctcgctttatagtctttttttattacaaatatttgcactgtaaaaatagcaaacaaaagaaattgtatttttcaattcacctcatacaagtactgtaatgcaatctctttatcatgtaagtgcaacttacaaatgaggattttttttaatcacataactgcactcaaaaacaaaagaatgtaaaacttcagaacctacttcttgttcagccaatcactaagacaaacaagtttgtttacatttatgggagataaggctgtccgcttcttatttacaatatcacctgaaagtgagaacaggcattcgcacgGCACTTTTGGAGTCTGCATTGCACGGTATATATGTGCTAGTTATGCCAAACATTCGTGTACCCCTTCATGCtacagccaccattccagaggacatgcttccatgccgatgatgctcattaaaaaaataatgcattaattaaatttgtgactgaactccttgggggagaattgtatatctcctactctgttttactcacattctgtcatatttcatgttatagcagtctcagatgatgatccagcacatgttgttcattttaagaacactttcactgcagatttaacaaaatgcaaagaaggtaccaatgtgagatttctaaagatagctataacACTCAACCAAGGTTAAGAATCTGAAGGTTGGTTtgtgctcatcttgtttattctcaagcctccccaggaaaaggggtgtagggCTTGAGGGAATATTAGGGGGCagtaggaactccaagtggtcctttccctgagtttTGTCTAATCACTTGGTCGTGGCAGCgttacctaatccaaggtacaagggagaatttgtgccttggggagtttttaatctaaactgttagaaataagcttagggagtctttcatgtggatccccacatctgtaccctagagttcagaatggggagggaaccctgacaacttgtattaggggaattgaaaaatactatttcttttgtttttttacagtgaaaatatttgtaataaaaatataaagtgagcactgtagactttgtattctgtgttgtaattgaaatcaatgtttgaaaatgtagaaaacatccacaaatatttaaataaatggttttctattattgtttaatagtgtgattaatcacgattaattttgtt
Coding sequences within it:
- the TMEM52B gene encoding transmembrane protein 52B, yielding MGIGSPLVTLSALASLSWFPQVRCEEACVNAEHCSSTDWVRLWYIWLVVVIGGLLLLCGLVSACVRCCCRQAGEESGSHPYEVTVIAFDHDNTLQSTITSLHSVFGPAARRILAVARSHNTVLGSPPPCGSETPPVYEEALHMSRFTVARTGQRVPDLAPVLEEKQQVSAVKDDSQ